From Anthonomus grandis grandis chromosome 20, icAntGran1.3, whole genome shotgun sequence, the proteins below share one genomic window:
- the LOC126747865 gene encoding GDP-fucose protein O-fucosyltransferase 1 isoform X1, which yields MSLLLTFLLASFCLKTSYCIDFDPLGYILYCPCMGRFGNQADHFLGALGFSKALNRTLVLPPWIEYRYGERRSTQVPFDTYFKVEPLREFHKVVTMEAFMEEVAPIEWPPDKRVAFCYSPRGPKDVESCNAKEGNPFGPFWDTFNVDFVASEFYGPLHYDVTNKDNLDRWKGTYKPSEWPVLAFTGSPASFPVSEENVPLQKHLKWSNRIEQQADEFVRTKLPKGAFVGIHLRNGPDWTRACDHIPESPNLFAAPQCLGYRNEKGVATRDMCLPSKELIIRQLKRTIKGLSQSGLGKEALKMIHECLETRVRFLGEVKAVFVASDSNHMLEVLRDGLRRMNVTAVRREEEVSSPHVDLAILGRARHFIGNCVSSFTAFVKRERDAKGFPSTFWGFPAEKKAKRHEEL from the exons atgtctCTGCTCTTAACGTTCCTCCTGGCGAGTTTTTGCTTAAAAACAAGCTATTGCATCGATTTCGACCCCCTGGGGTACATCTTGTACTGCCCGTGCATGG GAAGGTTCGGCAATCAGGCCGACCACTTTCTGGGCGCCTTGGGGTTCTCTAAGGCCCTAAACAGGACCCTGGTGTTGCCCCCCTGGATCGAGTATCGTTATGGGGAAAGGAGGTCCACACAGGTACCATTCGATACTTATTTTAAAGTGGAACCTTTAAGGGAGTTCCACAAGGTCGTGACTATGGAGGCTTTTATGGAGGAGGTTGCTCCTATCGAGTGGCCCCCCGATAAGAGAGTGGCCTTTTGTTACTCTCCGAGAG GGCCAAAAGACGTCGAAAGCTGCAACGCGAAAGAGGGCAACCCCTTCGGCCCCTTTTGGGACACTTTTAACGTCGACTTTGTCGCGTCCGAGTTTTACGGTCCCCTGCACTATGACGTCACTAACAAAGACAACTTGGACCGATGGAAGGGGACCTATAAACCGTCAGAGTGGCCCGTGTTGGCATTCACAGGTAGTCCAGCCAGTTTCCCCGTTTCGGAAGAGAACGTTCCTCTACAAAAACACCTGAAATGGTCAAACCGCATAGAGCAGCAAGCGGACGAGTTCGTGCGCACCAAACTGCCTAAAGGGGCCTTCGTGGGGATCCACCTGAGAAACGGCCCGGACTGGACCAGGGCCTGCGACCACATCCCCGAGAGCCCCAATTTGTTCGCCGCGCCCCAGTGTCTGGGGTACCGTAACGAAAAGGGCGTGGCCACCCGCGACATGTGTCTGCCCTCCAAGGAGCTTATAATAAGGCAACTCAAGAGGACCATCAAGGGTCTGTCTCAATCCGGATTGGGTAAGGAGGCCCTGAAGATGATTCATGAATGTCTCGAAACACGCGTGCGATTTTTAGGAGAGGTTAAGGCGGTTTTCGTGGCCTCCGACAGTAATCACATGCTGGAGGTGCTGCGGGACGGTTTGAGGAGGATGAACGTGACGGCGGTGAGGAGGGAGGAGGAGGTGTCGTCGCCTCACGTCGACCTCGCGATCCTCGGCAGGGCCCGGCACTTTATCGGGAACTGCGTGTCCTCGTTTACGGCGTTCGTTAAGAGGGAGAGAGACGCGAAAGGGTTTCCCTCGACGTTCTGGGGGTTCCCCGCCGAAAAAAAGGCGAAACGTCACGAGGAACTTTGA
- the LOC126747865 gene encoding GDP-fucose protein O-fucosyltransferase 1 isoform X2, with the protein MSLLLTFLLASFCLKTSYCIDFDPLGYILYCPCMGRFGNQADHFLGALGFSKALNRTLVLPPWIEYRYGERRSTQVPFDTYFKVEPLREFHKVVTMEAFMEEVAPIEWPPDKRVAFCYSPRGPKDVESCNAKEGNPFGPFWDTFNVDFVASEFYGPLHYDVTNKDNLDRWKGTYKPSEWPVLAFTGSPASFPVSEENVPLQKHLKWSNRIEQQADEFVRTKLPKGAFVGIHLRNGPDWTRACDHIPESPNLFAAPQCLGYRNEKGVATRDMCLPSKELIIRQLKRTIKGLSQSGLGEVKAVFVASDSNHMLEVLRDGLRRMNVTAVRREEEVSSPHVDLAILGRARHFIGNCVSSFTAFVKRERDAKGFPSTFWGFPAEKKAKRHEEL; encoded by the exons atgtctCTGCTCTTAACGTTCCTCCTGGCGAGTTTTTGCTTAAAAACAAGCTATTGCATCGATTTCGACCCCCTGGGGTACATCTTGTACTGCCCGTGCATGG GAAGGTTCGGCAATCAGGCCGACCACTTTCTGGGCGCCTTGGGGTTCTCTAAGGCCCTAAACAGGACCCTGGTGTTGCCCCCCTGGATCGAGTATCGTTATGGGGAAAGGAGGTCCACACAGGTACCATTCGATACTTATTTTAAAGTGGAACCTTTAAGGGAGTTCCACAAGGTCGTGACTATGGAGGCTTTTATGGAGGAGGTTGCTCCTATCGAGTGGCCCCCCGATAAGAGAGTGGCCTTTTGTTACTCTCCGAGAG GGCCAAAAGACGTCGAAAGCTGCAACGCGAAAGAGGGCAACCCCTTCGGCCCCTTTTGGGACACTTTTAACGTCGACTTTGTCGCGTCCGAGTTTTACGGTCCCCTGCACTATGACGTCACTAACAAAGACAACTTGGACCGATGGAAGGGGACCTATAAACCGTCAGAGTGGCCCGTGTTGGCATTCACAGGTAGTCCAGCCAGTTTCCCCGTTTCGGAAGAGAACGTTCCTCTACAAAAACACCTGAAATGGTCAAACCGCATAGAGCAGCAAGCGGACGAGTTCGTGCGCACCAAACTGCCTAAAGGGGCCTTCGTGGGGATCCACCTGAGAAACGGCCCGGACTGGACCAGGGCCTGCGACCACATCCCCGAGAGCCCCAATTTGTTCGCCGCGCCCCAGTGTCTGGGGTACCGTAACGAAAAGGGCGTGGCCACCCGCGACATGTGTCTGCCCTCCAAGGAGCTTATAATAAGGCAACTCAAGAGGACCATCAAGGGTCTGTCTCAATCCGGATTGG GAGAGGTTAAGGCGGTTTTCGTGGCCTCCGACAGTAATCACATGCTGGAGGTGCTGCGGGACGGTTTGAGGAGGATGAACGTGACGGCGGTGAGGAGGGAGGAGGAGGTGTCGTCGCCTCACGTCGACCTCGCGATCCTCGGCAGGGCCCGGCACTTTATCGGGAACTGCGTGTCCTCGTTTACGGCGTTCGTTAAGAGGGAGAGAGACGCGAAAGGGTTTCCCTCGACGTTCTGGGGGTTCCCCGCCGAAAAAAAGGCGAAACGTCACGAGGAACTTTGA
- the LOC126747834 gene encoding nucleolar protein 10, with product MQVSEPNDVKIYNLSAGKSLPEWLSERKRRTLLKKNVDIKRRIELIQDFDMPGLSTTVKVSNDGNYVLATGIYKPRIKCFDVNNLSLKFERCFDSEAVTFEVLSDDYSKIVFLQCDRYVEFHAGYGRYYRLRIPKFGRDMKYHPSSCDLFVVGASPEVYRLNLERGQFMTPFGTSASEVNRCAVNPAHQLFVCGTQEGRVEAWDPRVKERVGVLDCAFTCVNENKELQGFPSVTALKFNDAVHMGVGTATGQILLYDIRSDKPFTVKDHMYGLPIKDVDFHYQQDLVYSLDSSVLKIWDKNNGKLFTSIEAATTEFNNLCPVPGTGLFFLANENTKIQTHFVPALGPAPKWASFLDSLTEELEESNAENVYDDYKFVTKEELEALGLGHLVGTKLLRAYMHGYFLDVRLYKRAKSVAEPFEFRDYRRKKIREAIDREREGRGVQIRALPKVNRELALKLMDNSQTKKPLKVNNLLQDARFKALFENPDFEVDKSADEYRLLNPVLSRLDKDRVKELKMAEEEVQEEPEERNSSLEESTDDERTWANEVRKQHKIIKREHRAREMQERAADVQKGAPLGERAAKEEVQVRFLSVGNREMTFSTRKKRENSRGDVNNKRHLAERRKLVRPAFGMRSSKKSGFKRR from the exons TGGCTATCGGAGCGCAAACGCCGCACGCTACTAAAGAAAAACGTCGACATCAAGAGGCGAATCGAACTGATCCAAGACTTCGACATGCCCGGTCTCAGTACCACCGTAAAAGTGTCAAATGACGGCAACTACGTCCTCGCCACAGGCATCTACAAACCGCGCATCAAATGTTTCGACGTCAACAATTTATCCTTAAAGTTCGAACGATGCTTCGACTCCGAAGCCGTCACTTTCGAAGTACTCAGCGACGATTACAGCAAA ATCGTGTTCCTTCAGTGCGATCGTTACGTAGAGTTCCACGCCGGTTACGGGCGGTACTACCGACTGCGCATCCCGAAATTCGGTCGGGATATGAAGTACCACCCGTCCAGTTGCGATCTGTTCGTGGTGGGGGCTTCCCCCGAGGTCTACCGCTTGAATTTGGAGAGGGGGCAGTTCATGACGCCCTTTGGTACTTCCGCTTCGGAAGTCAATCGGTGCGCGGTGAATCCCGCGCATCAATTGTTCGTCTGCGGTACGCAGGAGGGAAGGGTGGAGGCCTGGGACCCGAGGGTTAAGGAGAGGGTGGGGGTGTTGGACTGCGCCTTCACTTGTGTCAATGAGAATAAGGA GTTGCAAGGGTTTCCGTCAGTAACAGCGTTGAAATTTAATGATGCGGTACATATGGGGGTTGGTACCGCCACTGGACAGATATTGCTCTACGACATACGGTCTGATAAACCGTTCACCGTCAAAGACCATATGTACGGTTTGCCCATAAAGGATGTGGACTTTCACTATCAGCAGGATCTGGTTTATTCACTGGACAGTTCGGTGCTGAAGATTTGGGACAAAAATAAT GGCAAACTGTTCACCTCCATAGAGGCCGCCACCACCGAGTTCAACAACCTGTGCCCGGTACCCGGCACCGGGCTGTTCTTTTTAGCCAACGAAAACACAAAAATCCAAACGCACTTCGTGCCCGCACTCGGTCCCGCCCCGAAATGGGCGAGTTTCCTCGACTCTTTAACCGAAGAACTGGAAGAATCGAACGCGGAAAACGTCTACGACGACTACAAGTTCGTGACAAAAGAGGAACTCGAGGCCCTGGGGCTCGGGCACCTGGTGGGCACCAAACTATTAAGGGCCTACATGCACGGGTACTTCCTGGACGTGCGTTTGTACAAAAGGGCGAAATCCGTCGCGGAACCCTTCGAATTCCGGGATTACCGTAGGAAAAAGATCCGGGAGGCCATCGACCGGGAGCGGGAGGGTCGCGGGGTGCAAATCCGCGCCCTCCCGAAGGTCAACCGGGAGTTGGCCCTCAAACTGATGGACAACAGTCAAACGAAGAAACCGTTGAAAGTTAATAATTTGCTGCAAGACGCGCGGTTTAAGGCCCTATTCGAGAATCCGGACTTTGAGGTTGATAAAAGTGCGGACGAGTACAGACTCTTGAACCCGGTGCTCTCCAGGTTGGACAAGGACAGAGTGAAGGAGCTTAAAATGGCGGAGGAGGAGGTGCAAGAAGAACCGGAAGAGAGGAACAGCTCCTTAGAAGAGAGCACGGACGACGAACGAACTTGGGCAAACGAAGTGAGAAAgcaacataaaataattaagaggGAGCACAGAGCGAGGGAGATGCAAGAGCGGGCCGCAGACGTACAAAA gggGGCGCCACTGGGCGAACGGGCGGCCAAAGAGGAGGTGCAGGTGAGGTTCCTCTCGGTCGGTAATAGGGAAATGACGTTTTCCACCAGGAAGAAGCGGGAAAACTCGAGGGGGGATGTTAATAATAAGCGACATCTGGCCGAGAGGAGGAAACTTGTTCGGCCCGCTTTTGGTATGAGGTCGAGTAAGAAGTCGGGGTTTAAGAGGAGGTAG